The following coding sequences lie in one Arachis hypogaea cultivar Tifrunner chromosome 9, arahy.Tifrunner.gnm2.J5K5, whole genome shotgun sequence genomic window:
- the LOC112713093 gene encoding uncharacterized protein isoform X2, which produces MLTPTDSNTMVVREQTPSEALAIVPIQFFVPASQQTTTDADFEPAPMLQIEGARETTPETPKQLQETTPKLPPAPTKIHPDAEDAAALLMMARTASYVPKTDPGMPSFSLGLTDSSQEGASTQETEREKSPETATMLEQLDSLVQKLASSAAKGKDESPQIQRETGGESSAKFETPGGINQIPDDMKQKCYIWGTRLKEDAKGDTDEYEEICTLIGQGEYILMRTHLASLQAKSDIESQIVSAICLILNQKKEKRFQAQIYCLLPDIVSMALSNHPRGEFISPKTNKEFRVEAYPSFIHFIDRKKLSSHPYIFAPVCHSGHWWLWLINTRKRKCQILDPLHKKAPSDERKDINKFTGYVFSRLITYAGGKPLEKGEKGKEIKAPYVKIAGQKTSGLS; this is translated from the exons at gttgactcCGACTGATTCGAATACGATGGTTGTTAGGGAACAAACGCCGTCggaagcgcttgcaat agtcccgatcCAGTTTTTTGTGCCGGCATCCCAACAAACAACCACTGACGCAGATTTCGAACCAGCTcctatgctacagattgaagggGCTAGAGAAAC cactcctgaaacccccaaacaacttcaagaaacaacacccaagcttcccccagctccaacaaaaat tcatccagacgcagaggacgctgctgccctgttgatgatggcacggacagcaagctatgttcctaaaacagatccggggatgccatcattcagcctcggATTGACagattcaagccaggagggggcgtcgacgcaggagacagaaagggaaAAATCTCCAGAAACTGCAACTATGCTAGAACAATTAGACAGTTTGGTCCAAAAATTAGCAAGCAGTGCAGCAAAGGGAAAAGAcgaaagtccacaaattcagagggagactgggggagaaagttctgcaaagtttgaaactcctgggggaataaatcaaattccggatgatatgaaacaaaagtgctacatctgggggacgagactgaaggaagaTGCAAAAGGCGATACTGACGAGTATGAGGAGATATGCACTCTGATTGGCCaaggagaatacattttgatgagaacgcaccttgcatccctccaggcaaaaagtgatatagaatctcag attgtatctgccatctgcctcatcctaaaccagaaaaaggaaaagaggtttcaggcacaaatatactgtctcctccccgatattgtg AGCATGGCACTTTCGAATCACCCAAGGGGGGAATTCATATCCCCGAAAACGAACaaagaattcagggtggaagcctacccgagtttcattcacttcatagatagaaaaaaattaagttcgcatccatat atttttgctcctgtttgccactcgggacattggtggttatggctgataaatacaagaaagcggaaatgtcaaatacttgacccgctacacaaaaaagctccaagcgatgagagaaaggacattaataaattcact ggatatgtattttcaagattgataacatatgccggCGGGAAACCTCTCGAGAAAGGCGAGAAGGGGAAGGAAATTAAAGCACCATATGTTAAAATTGcaggccaaaaaacaag tggcttgagttaa
- the LOC112713093 gene encoding uncharacterized protein isoform X1, giving the protein MLTPTDSNTMVVREQTPSEALAIVPIQFFVPASQQTTTDADFEPAPMLQIEGARETTPETPKQLQETTPKLPPAPTKIHPDAEDAAALLMMARTASYVPKTDPGMPSFSLGLTDSSQEGASTQETEREKSPETATMLEQLDSLVQKLASSAAKGKDESPQIQRETGGESSAKFETPGGINQIPDDMKQKCYIWGTRLKEDAKGDTDEYEEICTLIGQGEYILMRTHLASLQAKSDIESQIVSAICLILNQKKEKRFQAQIYCLLPDIVSMALSNHPRGEFISPKTNKEFRVEAYPSFIHFIDRKKLSSHPYIFAPVCHSGHWWLWLINTRKRKCQILDPLHKKAPSDERKDINKFTGYVFSRLITYAGGKPLEKGEKGKEIKAPYVKIAGQKTRYRFVTLNLKLS; this is encoded by the exons at gttgactcCGACTGATTCGAATACGATGGTTGTTAGGGAACAAACGCCGTCggaagcgcttgcaat agtcccgatcCAGTTTTTTGTGCCGGCATCCCAACAAACAACCACTGACGCAGATTTCGAACCAGCTcctatgctacagattgaagggGCTAGAGAAAC cactcctgaaacccccaaacaacttcaagaaacaacacccaagcttcccccagctccaacaaaaat tcatccagacgcagaggacgctgctgccctgttgatgatggcacggacagcaagctatgttcctaaaacagatccggggatgccatcattcagcctcggATTGACagattcaagccaggagggggcgtcgacgcaggagacagaaagggaaAAATCTCCAGAAACTGCAACTATGCTAGAACAATTAGACAGTTTGGTCCAAAAATTAGCAAGCAGTGCAGCAAAGGGAAAAGAcgaaagtccacaaattcagagggagactgggggagaaagttctgcaaagtttgaaactcctgggggaataaatcaaattccggatgatatgaaacaaaagtgctacatctgggggacgagactgaaggaagaTGCAAAAGGCGATACTGACGAGTATGAGGAGATATGCACTCTGATTGGCCaaggagaatacattttgatgagaacgcaccttgcatccctccaggcaaaaagtgatatagaatctcag attgtatctgccatctgcctcatcctaaaccagaaaaaggaaaagaggtttcaggcacaaatatactgtctcctccccgatattgtg AGCATGGCACTTTCGAATCACCCAAGGGGGGAATTCATATCCCCGAAAACGAACaaagaattcagggtggaagcctacccgagtttcattcacttcatagatagaaaaaaattaagttcgcatccatat atttttgctcctgtttgccactcgggacattggtggttatggctgataaatacaagaaagcggaaatgtcaaatacttgacccgctacacaaaaaagctccaagcgatgagagaaaggacattaataaattcact ggatatgtattttcaagattgataacatatgccggCGGGAAACCTCTCGAGAAAGGCGAGAAGGGGAAGGAAATTAAAGCACCATATGTTAAAATTGcaggccaaaaaacaaggtatagatttgtgactctgaaccttaaactttcctaa
- the LOC112713093 gene encoding uncharacterized protein isoform X3, with translation MVVREQTPSEALAIVPIQFFVPASQQTTTDADFEPAPMLQIEGARETTPETPKQLQETTPKLPPAPTKIHPDAEDAAALLMMARTASYVPKTDPGMPSFSLGLTDSSQEGASTQETEREKSPETATMLEQLDSLVQKLASSAAKGKDESPQIQRETGGESSAKFETPGGINQIPDDMKQKCYIWGTRLKEDAKGDTDEYEEICTLIGQGEYILMRTHLASLQAKSDIESQIVSAICLILNQKKEKRFQAQIYCLLPDIVSMALSNHPRGEFISPKTNKEFRVEAYPSFIHFIDRKKLSSHPYIFAPVCHSGHWWLWLINTRKRKCQILDPLHKKAPSDERKDINKFTGYVFSRLITYAGGKPLEKGEKGKEIKAPYVKIAGQKTRYRFVTLNLKLS, from the exons ATGGTTGTTAGGGAACAAACGCCGTCggaagcgcttgcaat agtcccgatcCAGTTTTTTGTGCCGGCATCCCAACAAACAACCACTGACGCAGATTTCGAACCAGCTcctatgctacagattgaagggGCTAGAGAAAC cactcctgaaacccccaaacaacttcaagaaacaacacccaagcttcccccagctccaacaaaaat tcatccagacgcagaggacgctgctgccctgttgatgatggcacggacagcaagctatgttcctaaaacagatccggggatgccatcattcagcctcggATTGACagattcaagccaggagggggcgtcgacgcaggagacagaaagggaaAAATCTCCAGAAACTGCAACTATGCTAGAACAATTAGACAGTTTGGTCCAAAAATTAGCAAGCAGTGCAGCAAAGGGAAAAGAcgaaagtccacaaattcagagggagactgggggagaaagttctgcaaagtttgaaactcctgggggaataaatcaaattccggatgatatgaaacaaaagtgctacatctgggggacgagactgaaggaagaTGCAAAAGGCGATACTGACGAGTATGAGGAGATATGCACTCTGATTGGCCaaggagaatacattttgatgagaacgcaccttgcatccctccaggcaaaaagtgatatagaatctcag attgtatctgccatctgcctcatcctaaaccagaaaaaggaaaagaggtttcaggcacaaatatactgtctcctccccgatattgtg AGCATGGCACTTTCGAATCACCCAAGGGGGGAATTCATATCCCCGAAAACGAACaaagaattcagggtggaagcctacccgagtttcattcacttcatagatagaaaaaaattaagttcgcatccatat atttttgctcctgtttgccactcgggacattggtggttatggctgataaatacaagaaagcggaaatgtcaaatacttgacccgctacacaaaaaagctccaagcgatgagagaaaggacattaataaattcact ggatatgtattttcaagattgataacatatgccggCGGGAAACCTCTCGAGAAAGGCGAGAAGGGGAAGGAAATTAAAGCACCATATGTTAAAATTGcaggccaaaaaacaaggtatagatttgtgactctgaaccttaaactttcctaa